In Thermoanaerobaculia bacterium, the genomic stretch CGACGGCGTACGAGATCACGCCGTACACGCCGACCAGCGCGAGGATCGTCCCGAGCGCCGCGAAGAGGGCGAGGAGCGTCGTCGTGAAGCGCGTGTTCGAGGTCTGCCGCAGGACGATCTCCCGCACGGCGGCAACCTCCGAAAGCGGGATGTCCGGGTCGAGGCCCCGGAGGCGGTCGGCGATCGCCGGCGCGACCGACGTCTCCTTCCGCGCGGTTCGCACGATCAGGTCCTTGAACCCGACGTTGACCGTCGGAAGCTGGCGGTAGAGGGCGAGAAGCTGCGGCGAGGGCGGTTCCTTCAGCCCTTCGTTGCGCATGTCGCCCACGACGCCGACGATCGTCACGTCGGCGGAAAGGCGGGCCGAGCCCTGCGGCGGGACGTCGCCGGGCTCGCCGAGGTGCACCGTCCTCCCGATCGGGTCTTCACCCGGAAAGAAGCGCTTCACGGCGGCCTGGGTGATCAGCGCCACCGGCGGACCGCCTTCCCTGTCGCTCGCCGCGAAATCCCGGCCGCGCAGCAGCGGGATTCCGCAGGTCGACAGGAAATGTTCGTCGGTAGGGGTGAAGCCGATCCTCGGAAGGTCGTCGGACCGGACTACCCGTCCGGGGACCGTGATGTACTGCTTCCAGCGGTTGTACGTGCCGGGAACCGTGTTCGTGATCGTCGCTTCGCGGACTCCCGGAATCGCCGCCACCCTTTCCCGGAACCGGGCGGCGAACCGGGTGATCGCCGGGGAATCCGGATAGCGCGCTTCCGGAACGAAGAACTGGGCGAACATCAGGTGGTCCGGCGAATAGCCGAGCTCCTGGCTCTGCAGCCGCCCGATCGTCCGAAGCAGCAGGCCCGCGCCGACCATGAGCATCAGCGCCAGCCCGGTCTCGGCGACGACGAGCCAGCGCCGCATCCGCTGGCTTCCGCCGCCGGAAGTCGCTCCCCGCGCGGCTTCCTTCAGCGCTTCGCCGAGATTCACCTTCGACGCGGTGAACGCGGGCGCGAGACCCGAGACGAGGATCGTCAGGATCGAGAGCGCCGCCGAGAAGATCAGCACGCGCAGGTCGAGATGGACTTCGCCGAGCTGGCGGAGCTGCGGAGGCCGAAGGGCGAGGAGGATGCGTGTCCCGGCGGCCGCCAGGAGCACTCCGGCGCCGCCCCCCAAAAGACCGAGCACGAGGCTCTCGGCCGTCAGCTGCCGGACGATGGCGCCGCGTCTTCCGCCGAGCGCCGCGCGGACCGCGAGCTCGCGCCGCCGGCCCGAGTGCCGAACGAGCAGCAGGTTCGCCACGTTCGAACAGGCGATGAGAAGAATCAACCCGACGGCGCCGGAAAGGATGAGCAGGATCGGCTGGAGCGGCCCGACACGGACCTTGCCGAGCGGCTCGAGCTTCACACCGATGCCCCGGTCCACCGGATAGCGCGCCGCGAGCTGCGCCGCGACGACGTCGAGATCCGCCTGCGCCTGCGCGAGCGTCACGCCCGGCTTCATGCGCGCGAGCACGAAGACGTCGCGATCGCCGCGGTTGGCCTCGGAGAAGAAATCGGCGTAAGGCGCGTCCGGCGTCCAGATCTGGGCGTTCAGCTGCAACTGCGCGTCCATCCAGCGCGGGATCGCGTCGGGGACGACTCCGACGATCGTGTACGGCTCGCCGTTGACCCGAAGCGTCCTGCCGAGCACGTCGCGCCGGCCGCCGTAGTGCTCGCGCCAGAACGTCGTGTTGACGACCGCGACGTAGTGTTTCCCGTAGACATTCTCCTCTTTTCGGAAAAGACGCCCGAGGACGGGCCGGATGCGAAGAGCCTCGAAGTATTCCGCCGGAACGAGGCCGACGAGCATCTCCTGCGCCTCGTTGCCGCCTCCGATCCCGCTCACGTTCTTGCGCCAGTAGTCGTATGGCACGAGCATTTCGAACGAGTGGGTCAGCCGTCCATAGTCGAGGGCGTCGATCGGAGACGGGCCCAGGAGCTCGCGCCCGTGATCGACTCCGCGAACCATGACGAGCCGCTCGGCGTTCGGGAAAGGCAGCGGTGCGATGAGTACCGCGTTGACGATCGAGAAGATCGCGGTGTTCG encodes the following:
- a CDS encoding ABC transporter permease, encoding NTAIFSIVNAVLIAPLPFPNAERLVMVRGVDHGRELLGPSPIDALDYGRLTHSFEMLVPYDYWRKNVSGIGGGNEAQEMLVGLVPAEYFEALRIRPVLGRLFRKEENVYGKHYVAVVNTTFWREHYGGRRDVLGRTLRVNGEPYTIVGVVPDAIPRWMDAQLQLNAQIWTPDAPYADFFSEANRGDRDVFVLARMKPGVTLAQAQADLDVVAAQLAARYPVDRGIGVKLEPLGKVRVGPLQPILLILSGAVGLILLIACSNVANLLLVRHSGRRRELAVRAALGGRRGAIVRQLTAESLVLGLLGGGAGVLLAAAGTRILLALRPPQLRQLGEVHLDLRVLIFSAALSILTILVSGLAPAFTASKVNLGEALKEAARGATSGGGSQRMRRWLVVAETGLALMLMVGAGLLLRTIGRLQSQELGYSPDHLMFAQFFVPEARYPDSPAITRFAARFRERVAAIPGVREATITNTVPGTYNRWKQYITVPGRVVRSDDLPRIGFTPTDEHFLSTCGIPLLRGRDFAASDREGGPPVALITQAAVKRFFPGEDPIGRTVHLGEPGDVPPQGSARLSADVTIVGVVGDMRNEGLKEPPSPQLLALYRQLPTVNVGFKDLIVRTARKETSVAPAIADRLRGLDPDIPLSEVAAVREIVLRQTSNTRFTTTLLALFAALGTILALVGVYGVISYAVAQRTHEIGVRVALGARGGEIVWLMLRPGIVLGLAGAVLGILGAAAARRVLSSLLFGISPLDPPTFAAAAGLLMVAVAAACAIPAFRASRVDPAVALRYE